The following are encoded in a window of Heteronotia binoei isolate CCM8104 ecotype False Entrance Well chromosome 9, APGP_CSIRO_Hbin_v1, whole genome shotgun sequence genomic DNA:
- the LOC132577200 gene encoding UPF0462 protein C4orf33-like, which yields MEFKIEHTWNGFPVSHDPVTIRLAPANAGMFISVTAPFYNDPPAPPSDPGKPLNGLWDYEVVEAFFLNGQTEQYLEVELCPHGQYLILLLCGRRKVLKQELPLKFDVSRTSAQWNGRVHLPWSYLPPATDQFNAFAIHGSGEARTYEALYPVPQHELQKIQQPDFHRLEYFKCLNLKTLMGEGWKQPVSVFWTPSKQTS from the exons ATGGAGTTTAAAATTGAACATACATGGAACGGCTTTCCAGTGTCTCATGATCCTGTAACAATCAGGCTGGCTCCTGCCAATGCAGGAATGTTCATCAGTGTAACGGCTCCATTTTATAATGATCCTCCAGCTCCTCCCAGTGATCCAGGAAAGCCATTAAATGGATTGTGGGATTATGAGG TTGTAGAAGCTTTCTTCCTGAATGGCCAGACTGAGCAGTATTTAGAAGTGGAGCTCTGTCC GCATGGGCAGTATCTCATTTTGTTGCTTTGTGGCAGAAGGAAAGTATTAAAA CAAGAGCTTCCTTTAAAATTCGATGTATCAAGAACAAGTGCTCAGTGGAATGGCAGAGTTCATCTTCCTTGGAGCTATCTTCCACCAGCTACTGACCAATTTAATGCTTTTGCAATCCATGGGTCAGGTGAAGCTAGAACGTATGAAGCCCTCTATCCTGTACCTCAACATGAGCTGCAGAAGATTCAGCAACCTGATTT TCATCGTCTAGAATATTTTAAATGCTTGAACTTGAAAACATTAATGGGAGAAGGTTGGAAGCAGCCGGTATCGGTTTTCTGGACACCATCCAAACAGACCAGCTAG